In a genomic window of Sporohalobacter salinus:
- the cbiM gene encoding cobalt transporter CbiM, which translates to MHISEGVLSAPILLTGAAASATGVAVGLKTMDNEDIPKIAIVSSALFVASLIHIPLGPTSVHLILNGVAGILLGWQVFPAFLISLFLQSVLFQFGGLTTLGINTINVAFPAIIGYYLFNFLLKFNFNDKQIILGVISFICGIVPVFLTTIMLAISLIFTDESFFEIAQLTIFSHLPVMIIEGIISTFTIIFIKKVKPEILKEE; encoded by the coding sequence GCAGCTTCAGCTACAGGAGTCGCTGTCGGATTAAAAACAATGGATAATGAAGATATTCCTAAAATAGCTATAGTGTCTTCAGCTTTATTTGTAGCTTCTCTGATACATATTCCTCTAGGTCCAACTAGTGTTCATCTTATTCTTAATGGAGTTGCTGGCATATTATTGGGATGGCAGGTCTTTCCTGCTTTTCTTATATCTTTATTTTTACAGAGTGTTTTATTTCAATTTGGAGGCCTTACTACTCTAGGCATAAATACAATTAATGTAGCTTTTCCTGCTATAATTGGTTATTATTTATTTAATTTTTTATTAAAGTTTAATTTTAACGATAAACAAATTATTTTAGGTGTAATATCTTTTATCTGTGGAATAGTTCCAGTCTTTTTAACTACAATTATGTTAGCTATTTCTCTTATATTTACTGACGAATCTTTCTTTGAGATAGCCCAACTTACTATATTTAGCCATCTACCAGTCATGATTATTGAAGGAATTATTAGTACTTTTACTATAATCTTTATCAAAAAAGTTAAGCCAGAAATTCTAAAGGAGGAATAA
- the cbiQ gene encoding cobalt ECF transporter T component CbiQ, which yields MIDEKFAEGSSWVHQLDPRIKIIVTIILAIVIAVGKNLNMLLLSFGVSSLLLITAKLDIKEVGKRLLIVNGFIFLMWLVLPFTYPGESLFQIGPLMASRKGIIYTTKITLRSNTIMLIMISLISTSTISSIIHAMKYLYVPEKLIYLLIFIYRYIHVIKTEFHKLYNAMLLRGFKPKTTIHYYKSYAYLVGMLIIKSYERSKRVYEAMICRSFKGKFYMLDDFNVSLFDYLIFISSLFFVSFLIMLEKGLWNL from the coding sequence TTGATTGATGAAAAATTTGCTGAGGGATCTTCCTGGGTTCACCAGTTAGATCCCCGAATAAAAATCATAGTAACTATAATATTAGCAATAGTAATTGCAGTAGGAAAAAATCTCAATATGTTATTATTATCCTTTGGAGTCTCCAGTTTACTGTTAATAACTGCTAAACTTGATATTAAAGAGGTTGGCAAACGATTACTAATAGTTAATGGATTTATATTTCTTATGTGGTTAGTCTTACCTTTTACGTATCCAGGAGAAAGTCTATTCCAAATTGGCCCTTTAATGGCTTCGCGAAAAGGTATCATCTATACAACTAAGATTACTTTAAGATCAAATACTATTATGTTGATAATGATTTCTTTAATTTCAACTTCTACTATATCATCAATCATCCATGCAATGAAATATCTTTATGTTCCAGAAAAACTTATTTATTTGTTAATCTTTATTTATAGATATATACATGTAATTAAGACTGAATTTCATAAACTTTATAATGCTATGTTGTTAAGGGGGTTCAAACCTAAAACAACTATTCACTATTATAAATCATATGCTTATTTAGTGGGCATGTTAATTATAAAAAGCTATGAACGATCTAAAAGAGTTTATGAAGCAATGATATGTCGTAGTTTTAAAGGTAAATTTTATATGCTAGACGACTTTAATGTATCCTTATTTGACTACCTAATTTTTATTAGTTCTCTATTCTTTGTTAGTTTTTTAATCATGCTGGAAAAAGGACTCTGGAATCTCTAA
- a CDS encoding ribonuclease H-like YkuK family protein yields the protein MNFISPTEGTLSFDQTFTSIIKFVKAAPKANYRLIIGTDSKQTQTAVFVTAIVIYREGRGARFYYNKEEVKPKPTLRKRIYHETLNSLKVAGLVSEKMTEKTVADLNIEVHIDIGQNGETRDLIKEIVGMVVGNGYEAKIKPSAYAASNVADRYTK from the coding sequence ATGAACTTTATTAGTCCTACAGAAGGAACATTAAGCTTTGATCAGACTTTTACAAGTATAATTAAATTCGTAAAAGCAGCCCCCAAGGCCAATTATCGATTGATAATTGGTACCGATTCTAAACAAACTCAAACAGCTGTTTTTGTGACAGCAATTGTTATTTATCGTGAAGGAAGAGGAGCACGCTTTTATTATAATAAAGAAGAAGTAAAGCCTAAGCCTACTTTGCGCAAGAGGATATATCATGAAACATTAAATAGTTTAAAAGTAGCGGGCTTAGTAAGTGAGAAGATGACTGAAAAAACTGTAGCTGACTTAAATATTGAAGTTCACATTGATATAGGTCAGAATGGTGAAACTCGTGATTTAATTAAAGAGATAGTAGGCATGGTAGTTGGAAATGGATATGAAGCTAAAATCAAGCCTTCTGCTTATGCTGCCTCTAATGTGGCTGATAGATATACAAAATAG
- the rsmA gene encoding 16S rRNA (adenine(1518)-N(6)/adenine(1519)-N(6))-dimethyltransferase RsmA, translating to MKKRIANPSVTRKILKQNGIQLKKSLGQNFLVDQNIIDKIVASANLTSDDHVIEIGPGIGSLTQRLAEEAKEVWAIELDDRFIEILDENLNSYDNINFIQADALEYNFRQLLTKLNGESVKVVANLPYYITTPIIMRLLEDKLPFEQIVVMVQKEVAERIVATPEDGKQYGSLSLAVRYYSQPEITGIVPRTVFMPQPKVDSAIVKMKIRQQPAVEIKDEELLFKVIQAAFQQRRKTIRNSLSKAANLDLKRNLVDEALNQAGIESRRRGEKLNLERFALLSNILFELLS from the coding sequence ATGAAAAAGAGAATAGCTAATCCTAGTGTGACTAGAAAAATTTTGAAGCAAAATGGTATTCAACTTAAAAAAAGTCTTGGACAGAACTTTTTAGTTGATCAAAATATTATTGATAAAATTGTTGCTAGTGCTAATTTGACTTCAGATGATCATGTGATTGAAATTGGTCCTGGTATTGGTTCTCTAACTCAGCGGTTAGCTGAAGAGGCTAAAGAAGTTTGGGCGATTGAATTAGATGATAGATTTATTGAAATTTTAGATGAAAATCTAAATAGTTATGATAATATTAATTTTATTCAAGCTGATGCTTTAGAGTATAATTTTAGACAGTTATTAACTAAATTAAATGGAGAATCTGTCAAGGTAGTAGCAAATCTACCATATTATATTACTACCCCAATTATTATGCGATTATTAGAAGATAAGTTACCTTTTGAACAGATAGTAGTTATGGTTCAAAAGGAAGTAGCTGAGAGAATAGTAGCTACTCCTGAAGATGGGAAGCAGTATGGTTCACTTTCATTAGCAGTTCGGTATTATTCTCAACCCGAGATTACAGGAATAGTTCCTAGAACTGTCTTTATGCCACAGCCTAAAGTAGATTCAGCAATAGTTAAGATGAAGATTAGACAGCAGCCGGCTGTTGAAATCAAAGATGAAGAATTATTATTTAAAGTAATTCAGGCTGCTTTCCAACAGCGTCGCAAGACTATTAGAAATTCTTTAAGTAAAGCAGCTAATTTAGATTTAAAACGGAACTTAGTTGATGAGGCTTTAAATCAAGCAGGAATAGAATCACGAAGGCGGGGGGAAAAGTTAAATTTAGAGAGGTTTGCTTTATTGAGCAATATTCTCTTTGAATTGTTAAGTTAA
- the fsa gene encoding fructose-6-phosphate aldolase, which yields MKLFIDTANINEIEDMNQLGILSGVTTNPSLIAKESGQEFEDIIEEITSIVDGPVSAEVISTKAEGMVEQARELASISDNVVIKIPMTKEGLKAVNQLSTEGIKTNVTLVFSANQALLAAKAGATYVSPFMGRLDDIGHNGVTLVEEIVQIFKEYEVETEIIAASVRHPKHVKEVAKAGSDIATIPYGVLEKMLGHPKTDEGLDKFLSDWEESQE from the coding sequence ATGAAACTTTTTATTGATACTGCTAATATTAATGAAATTGAAGATATGAATCAGTTGGGAATATTATCAGGAGTAACTACTAATCCTTCTTTAATTGCTAAGGAATCCGGACAGGAGTTTGAAGATATTATTGAAGAGATAACTTCAATAGTGGATGGTCCTGTCAGTGCAGAAGTAATTAGTACTAAGGCTGAAGGAATGGTAGAGCAGGCTAGAGAATTAGCATCCATATCTGATAATGTAGTAATTAAGATACCAATGACTAAAGAAGGATTGAAAGCTGTTAATCAATTATCTACTGAAGGAATTAAGACTAATGTAACTTTAGTCTTTTCGGCTAATCAGGCACTATTAGCAGCCAAGGCAGGCGCTACTTATGTCAGCCCATTTATGGGACGTCTTGACGATATTGGACATAATGGAGTAACATTAGTAGAGGAGATTGTTCAAATCTTTAAGGAATATGAAGTTGAAACTGAAATAATTGCAGCTAGTGTACGACATCCGAAGCATGTTAAAGAGGTTGCTAAAGCAGGATCTGATATTGCTACAATTCCGTATGGTGTATTGGAAAAAATGTTGGGACATCCTAAGACTGATGAAGGACTTGACAAGTTTTTATCTGATTGGGAAGAGTCACAAGAATAA
- a CDS encoding TatD family nuclease-associated radical SAM protein, translating to MDVVYRLGDSLYLNLTNRCINQCEFCVREYKDGVADYNLYLDEEPTAKEVISKIENPEDYEEIVFCGYGEPLIRLEEVIEIASWLQDFDVTVRINTNGQANLIHQYNVVSELEGLIDVISISLNAKNAKKYKQLCNPQFGFDAFPAILEFIEECKKVIPKVVLSVVNHPMTSIYECRKIAENFEVEFKVREYSHSDNEE from the coding sequence ATGGATGTTGTTTATAGATTAGGAGATTCCCTTTATTTAAATTTAACTAATCGTTGTATCAATCAATGTGAATTCTGTGTAAGAGAATATAAAGATGGCGTAGCAGATTATAATTTATATTTAGATGAAGAACCGACAGCTAAAGAAGTTATTTCTAAAATTGAAAATCCGGAAGATTATGAGGAAATAGTTTTTTGTGGTTATGGGGAACCTTTAATTCGATTAGAAGAAGTAATAGAAATAGCCAGTTGGCTGCAGGATTTTGATGTAACAGTGAGAATAAATACTAATGGGCAGGCAAATTTGATTCATCAATATAATGTAGTTTCTGAATTAGAAGGATTGATTGATGTTATTTCAATTAGTCTCAACGCTAAAAATGCTAAAAAGTATAAACAATTATGTAATCCTCAATTTGGGTTTGATGCTTTTCCGGCAATTTTAGAATTTATAGAAGAATGTAAAAAGGTAATTCCTAAAGTGGTTTTAAGTGTTGTTAATCATCCTATGACTAGTATTTATGAATGTAGGAAGATTGCCGAAAATTTTGAGGTTGAATTTAAAGTTAGAGAGTATAGTCATTCCGATAATGAGGAATAA
- a CDS encoding TatD family hydrolase — MLVDTHAHIDFSRFDEDREEVINRAKENSLEYIINVGADEESSQRSLELAQKHDMIYAVVGIHPHEAKNVTESTYKQLKNWAKEDKVVAIGETGLDYHYDNSPREVQRQVFRRHIQLAKEVDLPLVIHSREAEDQTMEILKEEEAEAVGGIIHCFPGDQKMANQALELNFYIAVGGILTFNNSYQLQRVVKQIPLDKLLIETDAPYLTPEPNRGKRNEPSYVKHVVDKLAQILPYSAEEIAATTTENAKEIFNIA, encoded by the coding sequence ATGTTAGTTGATACACATGCACATATTGATTTTTCACGGTTTGATGAAGATAGAGAAGAAGTGATTAACCGAGCTAAAGAGAATAGCTTAGAATATATTATTAATGTTGGCGCTGATGAAGAATCAAGTCAGCGCTCTCTTGAATTAGCTCAAAAGCATGATATGATTTATGCTGTTGTAGGAATTCATCCCCATGAAGCTAAAAATGTAACAGAATCAACTTATAAACAGCTAAAAAATTGGGCTAAAGAAGATAAAGTAGTAGCAATTGGGGAGACAGGTCTTGATTATCATTATGATAATTCTCCTCGGGAAGTACAGCGGCAGGTTTTTAGGCGCCACATTCAGCTGGCTAAAGAAGTAGATCTACCATTGGTAATTCACAGTCGGGAAGCTGAAGATCAAACTATGGAGATTCTGAAAGAAGAAGAAGCTGAAGCAGTAGGTGGAATTATTCATTGTTTTCCTGGTGATCAGAAGATGGCAAATCAGGCTTTAGAACTTAACTTTTATATTGCTGTTGGTGGAATATTAACCTTTAATAATTCCTATCAACTCCAACGAGTTGTAAAACAGATACCATTGGATAAGTTATTGATTGAGACTGATGCGCCGTATCTAACCCCTGAACCTAATCGAGGTAAGAGAAATGAACCGTCTTATGTAAAACATGTAGTGGATAAGTTAGCTCAGATCTTGCCTTATTCGGCTGAAGAAATTGCTGCTACCACTACAGAGAATGCAAAAGAGATCTTTAATATTGCCTAA